The window TGCCCGCACCTCGGCGTCTCGCTGCTGTTTGTGCCGCTGATGTATGTCGCCGAGGTGCTCGACTGTTGCGACGGCGAAGTCGCCCGCGGCAGCGGCACTAGCGACGTCACGTTCGCCTTCGCCGATGTCGCCGGCCACTACTTCGTCACGCCCTTAGTTGTGCTTGCGCTCGGGCTCCGCGCCGCCGTGCAGTACCAGGCACTCGCGCCGCTGGCGGCTGGCGCCCTGGCGGCGATCTTCTGTACGCCCACGATCACGCTCTATCGTGTACGCGCGTCCATCTTGCTCGAAGAACTGTTGGTGCGCGCCGGAAATGGCCCGGTGTTGATCCATCCTTTACTCACGTCGCGCGCGGACCATCTGCCGAGCGACTTCGGATTCGATCGCCCAACCCATCGTTTGCGCCTCCCGCTCGGCACCGGCATGACCGTGATCATCGCCGCGGCGATGCTGGCCGAACTCGTGACCGGCTGGGGCGTGCTGTGGTGGGTGTCGGTGGCGACGGCCGTCGCCTTCCCGCTCGGTCGCGTCTACGACTACACCTCGTCGATCCGCACCCGCAGGTTGACGCGGGAGTTGCAGCGCATCCTTGGAGAAGAGCCGAAACCACCGTCGGGAACGCCGTGAGTCAGCGCCCACGGTTGGCCGGCTCATTCCGCATCTCGTGATGAACCCGCGGGCCACCATCATCATCGTCAACTACAACACGTGCGACTTACTGCGCGCGTGCTTGATCTCGTTGCGCACGCACGCGCCCGACATCGCCGTCATGGTGGTCGACAACGCGTCGAGCGACGGCAGCGCGACCATGGTGGCGCGCGAATTCCCCGCCGTCCAAATACGGCGCAACGATCGCAATCTCGGCTTCGGCGCAGCCAACAACCAAGCGCTCGCCGACGTGCACACTGAATTCACGATGCTGCTCAATCCCGACACGCGGCTCGCGAACGATGTGATCACCGCGCTGGCGGAGACGCTCGACGCGCACCCCGCCGCGGCGGCCGCCGGCTGTCGACTGGTCGGGATCGATGGGCGGCCGCAACGCAGCGCCCGCCGCTTGCCGTCGGCGTGGACTTCGTTGCGCCACGCGCTCGGGCTCGCCGATCCGATTCCGACCGGCCTCAGCGACGTCGAGTGCGTCGACGGCGCCGCGGTGTTGCTGCGCACCGAGGCGCTGCAGGCCGTCCACGGCTTCAACGAAGCGTTCTTTCTGTACGCCGAAGATGCCGACCTCTGCTGTCGGCTGCGAGCCAACGGCTGGCGGGTCGTGTACGAACCACGCATCAGTGTGGCCCACGTCGGCGGCGGCTCCAGCGAGCGCGGCGGCACTCTCGACGATCGCCGGCGTTGGGAAGCACTCCACCGCTACGCCTCGATTCACTTCAGTGCGGCGGAGTACGGCGCCTACGTGTTCGCGCGGGGGTTGGAGTTGCTGCGGCAAACGCTCACCAGCGTAGTCCGCATCGTGGTCGCGCGTGACGCCGAGGCGACGCGCGCACTGCGCACCGTGTTGCGGCACCTGCGCTGGCACCCGGGTCTGCTGGTCGCGCGTTCCTCGACGTCACTGCGCGCCGGCGAGACGGCCGCTGGCGGCCTGACTGACACGCCCTCGTCTTCCGCTCTGTGGCAGTTCGGCACGCTGTTGTGGGCCTTCGTGCGCGCCCAGCGTCTGCCGCGCAGTGCGCACGACGTACGCCGCATTCTCACCCAATGGGCGTTTCATGTGCGCACACGCGGCCGGTTGATTCGCACCGCCGTGACGCGTGCGCGCCGCAGCCGTCTCGGCTACGCGCGCTGGCGGGCGATCAACGACTATCGCGCCGCATACGCCCCGCTACAGCGTGCGGTGGTGGCGGCGTGGTCCGACCCACCATGGATCAGCGTCGTCATACGCGTCGAGCGAGCCGAGCAGCGATGGTTGCAACGCGCCATCGAATCAGTCTGCGCACAAGTGTACCCGCACTGGGAAATCTGGATCAGCGATGACGGCGCCGACCCAACGCTCACGCACTGGCTGCGGAGCCTCGCCGAGCGGGAACCGCGTCTGCACGTTGCGACGCAGCCGCAGCTCACACGCGCCGCCGCACTCAACGCCGCTGTGGCCGATGCCACCGGTACGTTCGTCCTGTGGCTCGATCACCAGACGACGCTCGAACCCGATGCGCTGTACTATCTCGCCGTCTATTGCGCCGAACACCGGGGCACCGACGTCGTGTACTGGGACGACGATCTCATCGACGACGCCGGGCAGCGATTGTCTCCGCGCTTCAAGCCCGACTGGAATCCGACGTTGCTGCTGTCGCACAACTACCTCGGTCGCTGCTTCGCCGCGCGCCGCGCCCACGTGCTCGCCATCGGCGGCGTGCGCGAAGGCTTCGGCGACGCGGACGACTTCGACTTGGTCTTGCGCCTGACGGAGGCAAGCGATGGCATCGCCCATCTCGCGCTGCTGCTCCATCACGAGCGCGCACCGACCCAGGCGCGAGACGTGGCCGGCGTTATCGCCGCCGGCCAACGGGCGCTCGACGATGCCTTGGCCCGGCGCGGAATCGCCGCGCGCGCACAAGCTCCGGCGTTCGCACAGCCGGCGGGGCACACCCTCTACCGCCTGCACTTTCAGCACGACGGCCGCGAGCGGGTCAGCATCATCATCCCCACCCGCAATCAGCGCGCGATGCTGCGCCGCTGCGTGCGCAGCATCGCGACCCTCACCACCTATCCCAACTACGAGATCGTGATCGTCGACGACGATAGCGACGATCCAGGTACGCAGGCGTACTTTGCGACGCTCGATTCGCCGCGCCATCGCGTGCTGCGCTTCGGCGATCGTCAGGGGTTCAACTTCTCGCGTCTCCTCAACCAGGCCGTCGCGGCGGTCGACTCCCCTTATGTGATCCTGCTCAACAACGACACCGAGGTGCTGTCACCCGACTGGATCGAGGTGCTGCTCGGCTTCGCCAAGCTGCCACAGGTCGGCGCGGTGGGTGCGCGGTTGCTCTACCCCGACGGTCGCGTGCAACACGCCGGCGTGTTGCTGGTCGGGCGCGGCGTCGCGCTCGAAGCGTTTCAAGGTCTGCCCGACTGGTCGCCGGGCTATCTCAACTACGCGATGCTCTCCCGCGAGTATCCGGCAGTGACCGGCGCGTGCCTGATGACGCCGCGCCAACTGTTTCTCGACGTCGGCGGCTTCGACGAAACCGACCTGCGCGTGGCCTATCAAGATGTCGACTACTGCCTGCGGCTCGGCGCGGCCGACTATCGCTGCGTGCACGCCGCCAGCGCCGAGCTGTTGCACTATGAACACGGCAGCCGCGAGGGGGTCGTTGATCCGCATGAGGCAGCCGTCATGCGCGAGCGTTGGGCCGACCGTCTCGACGACTACGAGACGTACAACCCGAACCTTTCCCTGCTCGACGGCCGCTTCGAGATCGCGTTGGTTTGCACGCGCCCGCTGAGCTGGCCACAGCCGACGCGAGCCGCCTTGGTGGTCCCCCACCTCGACAACACGGGCGAGCTACAGATGTCGCACGAGGTCAGCCGCGTGCTGCGCGGCCTGGGCGCGGAGGTGACCGTGTTCGCAGCGCGCGATGGTCCGCAACGCGACATGTTCGAACGCGAGGGCGTCACCGTTCGCATTGATGGCGCACGCCGCGGCCACGTGAGCGATCTCGTCGCCACGTTGCGAGCGGGCGCCTTCGATCTCGTGGGCGCGTGCGGGCTGGATGCGTTCGACGCCGTCAACGCCGCCCACGCCGCCGGTCTGCCGGCGATCTGGTACATCGATGAAGGGCGCGATTGGTCGCGGCACTTCGCCGACCCGATCGCTGAGAGCGTGCACAACGCACTCGTCTGCACGACCAGCGTCGTCTGTGGCAGTCATGCGGTCCGCCTCCAGTTGCAGGTGCCGCGGGCGGTACACCTTGCCGTGGTCTACCCGGGCGTCGACGTGCAGGCAATCGCCGCGTATCAAGCGGCAACCAATCGGCACCAAGCGCGCGCGCAATTCGGTGTTGCCAACGATGCCTGGCTGATCGCCATGGTTGGGCATCCCTGCTCCGTGGCGAGCACGCGCGATCTCATCGCCGCCGCCGCGCAGCTGCTCGCTACCGAGCCGAAGCTGTCGCTGCACCTCGTCATTGCGGGAATCGACGAGACCCTAATCCACTCGCTGCGCGGCGCGGATGGCGGGGGACTTCCCGCCGGCATCCATCTCGGCTTCTGCCCTGACGAGGCCACGTTTGCGCTCCTTCACGCCTGCGACACGTTCGTGGACATTGCCGCGGACGAGCGGCTGTCGATCGCATTGTTGCAGGCCATGGCCTTCGAGCGGCCAATCGTGGCCTCCGCATCGGCAGCGCATCGCGAAGCGGTCCACGACAACATCTCGGCACAGCTCGTGCCGACAGGCGATCGCGATGCGCTCGCGGCGGCGTTGCGCCACCTGCGACAACATCCAGAGCACACCGCCCGATTGGCGCGCAACGCGCGCGATACTGTCCGCTTTCGCTTCGACGCCTGCTTCAGCGAGCAGGCGCACCGTCAGATCATCGAGCGCGTGCTGCCGCAGGTGATCACGCGGCGCGCCACAGCGACGTCAGGCGCGTGATTGAGCCGCCGGTGCGGTCTCGCCGTGCGTCAACGCAACCTGCACACGCACCCTAGGCAACCGCATCCAGCCGTAACGGCCGCCGGGATCCACGGTCTCAATCACCAAGGCGTTGTCGATCCAGTCGCAGAATTGGTGCTGTTCGAGATCGCCATCCGCGAGCGCCGGCGAGAACGAGTAGGGACCGGCCGCCAACGTCGGCCAGGCGAACTCGAACCCGGTCGTCAGCGTGTCGCCCGGCATCAGCGAGGGGACGATGATGCCTTCGTACATCGTGTTGGTCGCGGTCACGATGTCGCCGAGCCGGTTGCGCATGGTGAAGCCGAGGATCGGCGAACGCACCGCGCGTTGCGCGCGCGCGGTGACGCGCACACGACAGCGGCGGCCGGGTCGCACGGCGCCGTCCACATCGAGGCCGATGCCGAGGATCTGCCCATCGCCGTTACCGTGGCGATGATCGACATGCGGGATTTCGAACACGGGCGGCACATCACCCGCCGGCAGTGGCTGCGCCGGCGTTGCCGGGAGCCATACGTCGCCGGCCCCGGTTTCCCCGGCGGTGCGTGAGCCGAGGTATTCGCGCACCACGCGATCCGGTTCGCCTTCCGCCATCAGGCGCCCCTCGTCGAGCCAGGCCGCGCGCGCACACAGGTTGGTGACGGCGTTGTAGTCGTGCGTCACCAACACCACGGTGACACCCGACGCTTGCAGCTCGCGGATGCGGCGCATGCAGCGTTGCTGAAAGAACGCGTCGCCGACGGCGAGCACTTCGTCGATCAGCAGCACCTCGGGCTCGACGCTGATCGCGGTGGCGAAGGCGAGCCGAGCAATCATGCCGCTCGAGTAGGTTTTCATCGGCCGATCGAAGGCGGCGCCGATGTCGGCGAAGGCACGCAGCGCCGGCATCCGCTGCGTCATCTCGCGGCGCGACACACCACCGAGCAATCCGCCGATGTAGGCGTTCTCGATGCCGCTGAACTCGGGACTGAAGCCGGCGCCGAGTTCGAGCACCGCGCTCACCCGCCCGTGCGCTGCGGCGCGTCCGGAGGTCAACGTCACGGTACCCGCGAGCACCTGCAGCAACGTCGACTTCCCTGACCCGTTGCGGCCGATGACGCCGTAGGTCACGCCGCGCGGGACAGTGAGGCTGACGCCACGCAACGCATGCACCTCGGTGCCGCGTGGGGTACCGGTGATGCGCTGCCAGACGCGATCAAGTGGATGACGATAGACGCGGTACACCTTGACCGCGTCAACAACCTCAATGGCCGTGTCCGCCATCGCCGGGCTCACACGACATCCGCGAACGCGGGCCGCGCGGTGCGGAACACCAACCAGCCACCGACCGCGCACACGCCGCCGACGACGAGCGAGACCGCCGCGGCGTCGAGCGACGGCAGCCGGCCGTCGAAGAGCAGGTCACGCGCGACCGCAATGTGCGGCGTCAGCGGATTGAGAAAGCGCAACCAGCCGAGCGCTTCGAGGTTACTCGCCGGGTACAGCACTGGCGTCACAAACAACCACATCGTCAGCAACGGCCCGACCGCATCGCCGAGGTCGCGGATGAAGGCGCCGACGGCCGCGAGAAACCACACCGCGCCGGCGCAGAATGCCAGGTGCCCGACCAACGCCAGCGGCGCCAGCGGCATCAGCCAGGGCGGCGCGCCGCGCACCAGCCAGGTGACGACGAACAACGCGCTGCAGCCGAGGAGAAACTGGAGATACGACGCCAGGACGATCGACAACGGCAACGCGCTGAGGGGTACCGCGACTTTACGAACTAGGTGGGCATTGCCGCGAATCAGACGCGGCGCGCGGGTCGCGCAATCGGCGAAGATCGTCCACGGCAGCAGCCCCGAGAAGAGAAAGAGCGCGTAGTCCGCACGATCGGCGCCCGGCCGCACACGGATCGGCGCAATGCTGGAAAATACGAAGCTGTAGACGACCAAGAAGGCGAGCGGGATAACCAGTCCGGTCACCCACCCCAGGACGTTGCCGCGATAGCGCGCCTCGAAGTCGCGGCGCGCCAACACCCACACCAATTCGAAATAGCGAGCGAGGCGGTCAGTCGGGCGCGGGGTGGGGGTCATTCTAGTCGGTGTGTGGTGAACCAGAGTGTGCGAGTCTGATACCAGAAACCCGCCGCGCCGGACAACGCACCGGCGCCGCACCGCGCTGGCACCCACGCCGCGAGGCGAGTAAGCGCTGAAATGTTTGCCGACGATTTGCAACTCGGCGTTCGAGCGGCTACCTCTGCACACAGGAGTTGACCCGCGGCCACACCAATTCGGCCACTGAAATATCCTTGGAGGGGTGGGTGAGCGGTTGAAACCACCGGTCTTGAAAATCGGCGACCCGCAAGGGTCCGGGAGTTCGAATCTCCCCCCCTCCGCTCTTTGCTGCAACTAACGCCGGCTCACTGCGGTACGCACGCGGGAGCCGCGGCATAGCCCGCGATCTCCGCGTCGACCGCGGCGGCCT is drawn from Deltaproteobacteria bacterium and contains these coding sequences:
- a CDS encoding ABC transporter ATP-binding protein, translating into MADTAIEVVDAVKVYRVYRHPLDRVWQRITGTPRGTEVHALRGVSLTVPRGVTYGVIGRNGSGKSTLLQVLAGTVTLTSGRAAAHGRVSAVLELGAGFSPEFSGIENAYIGGLLGGVSRREMTQRMPALRAFADIGAAFDRPMKTYSSGMIARLAFATAISVEPEVLLIDEVLAVGDAFFQQRCMRRIRELQASGVTVVLVTHDYNAVTNLCARAAWLDEGRLMAEGEPDRVVREYLGSRTAGETGAGDVWLPATPAQPLPAGDVPPVFEIPHVDHRHGNGDGQILGIGLDVDGAVRPGRRCRVRVTARAQRAVRSPILGFTMRNRLGDIVTATNTMYEGIIVPSLMPGDTLTTGFEFAWPTLAAGPYSFSPALADGDLEQHQFCDWIDNALVIETVDPGGRYGWMRLPRVRVQVALTHGETAPAAQSRA
- a CDS encoding glycosyltransferase; protein product: MNPRATIIIVNYNTCDLLRACLISLRTHAPDIAVMVVDNASSDGSATMVAREFPAVQIRRNDRNLGFGAANNQALADVHTEFTMLLNPDTRLANDVITALAETLDAHPAAAAAGCRLVGIDGRPQRSARRLPSAWTSLRHALGLADPIPTGLSDVECVDGAAVLLRTEALQAVHGFNEAFFLYAEDADLCCRLRANGWRVVYEPRISVAHVGGGSSERGGTLDDRRRWEALHRYASIHFSAAEYGAYVFARGLELLRQTLTSVVRIVVARDAEATRALRTVLRHLRWHPGLLVARSSTSLRAGETAAGGLTDTPSSSALWQFGTLLWAFVRAQRLPRSAHDVRRILTQWAFHVRTRGRLIRTAVTRARRSRLGYARWRAINDYRAAYAPLQRAVVAAWSDPPWISVVIRVERAEQRWLQRAIESVCAQVYPHWEIWISDDGADPTLTHWLRSLAEREPRLHVATQPQLTRAAALNAAVADATGTFVLWLDHQTTLEPDALYYLAVYCAEHRGTDVVYWDDDLIDDAGQRLSPRFKPDWNPTLLLSHNYLGRCFAARRAHVLAIGGVREGFGDADDFDLVLRLTEASDGIAHLALLLHHERAPTQARDVAGVIAAGQRALDDALARRGIAARAQAPAFAQPAGHTLYRLHFQHDGRERVSIIIPTRNQRAMLRRCVRSIATLTTYPNYEIVIVDDDSDDPGTQAYFATLDSPRHRVLRFGDRQGFNFSRLLNQAVAAVDSPYVILLNNDTEVLSPDWIEVLLGFAKLPQVGAVGARLLYPDGRVQHAGVLLVGRGVALEAFQGLPDWSPGYLNYAMLSREYPAVTGACLMTPRQLFLDVGGFDETDLRVAYQDVDYCLRLGAADYRCVHAASAELLHYEHGSREGVVDPHEAAVMRERWADRLDDYETYNPNLSLLDGRFEIALVCTRPLSWPQPTRAALVVPHLDNTGELQMSHEVSRVLRGLGAEVTVFAARDGPQRDMFEREGVTVRIDGARRGHVSDLVATLRAGAFDLVGACGLDAFDAVNAAHAAGLPAIWYIDEGRDWSRHFADPIAESVHNALVCTTSVVCGSHAVRLQLQVPRAVHLAVVYPGVDVQAIAAYQAATNRHQARAQFGVANDAWLIAMVGHPCSVASTRDLIAAAAQLLATEPKLSLHLVIAGIDETLIHSLRGADGGGLPAGIHLGFCPDEATFALLHACDTFVDIAADERLSIALLQAMAFERPIVASASAAHREAVHDNISAQLVPTGDRDALAAALRHLRQHPEHTARLARNARDTVRFRFDACFSEQAHRQIIERVLPQVITRRATATSGA
- a CDS encoding ABC transporter permease — encoded protein: MTPTPRPTDRLARYFELVWVLARRDFEARYRGNVLGWVTGLVIPLAFLVVYSFVFSSIAPIRVRPGADRADYALFLFSGLLPWTIFADCATRAPRLIRGNAHLVRKVAVPLSALPLSIVLASYLQFLLGCSALFVVTWLVRGAPPWLMPLAPLALVGHLAFCAGAVWFLAAVGAFIRDLGDAVGPLLTMWLFVTPVLYPASNLEALGWLRFLNPLTPHIAVARDLLFDGRLPSLDAAAVSLVVGGVCAVGGWLVFRTARPAFADVV